The Candidatus Krumholzibacteriota bacterium genome includes a window with the following:
- a CDS encoding NHL repeat-containing protein, which produces MGACFRIALLAAALAAASPAVAAGAGGYAETGRSIGSGILREALALAVDERGHLFAADAMTGKVFRFDTAGAVVEFERPAGSSAAFPIDIAAFGPFVYVLDYDAARVLRYDYKGAYLDVLLTFDPDRHRPVSIDEGGGGRLVTTDIEMHDVTVWSPLLDVELSFGEYGWVPGRFDRPVGAVLLDDGGIAVLDAGNRRVQLFSPAGGWTATVVPAGGGFVSPRSIAAGPGGELFVADPGAGAVFLFDGDGLAAGRIDSWNGTPIEPAAAATGRRGRLYVSDLASRSILVYRRTSSR; this is translated from the coding sequence CGCAGGCGCGGGGGGCTACGCCGAAACGGGCCGTTCCATCGGCTCGGGGATCCTTCGCGAGGCGCTCGCCCTCGCCGTCGACGAGCGGGGCCATCTCTTCGCCGCCGACGCGATGACCGGAAAGGTCTTCCGGTTCGACACGGCCGGCGCCGTCGTCGAGTTCGAGCGCCCCGCCGGCTCGTCGGCCGCGTTCCCGATCGACATCGCCGCCTTCGGCCCCTTCGTCTACGTCCTCGACTACGACGCGGCCCGCGTGCTCCGGTACGATTACAAGGGGGCCTACCTCGACGTCCTCCTCACCTTCGATCCCGACCGTCACCGCCCGGTCTCGATCGACGAGGGCGGGGGAGGGCGGCTCGTGACCACCGACATCGAGATGCATGACGTCACGGTCTGGTCGCCCCTGCTCGACGTCGAGCTCTCCTTCGGCGAGTACGGCTGGGTGCCGGGGCGTTTCGACCGTCCCGTTGGCGCCGTTCTTCTCGACGACGGCGGCATCGCCGTTCTCGACGCCGGCAACCGGCGGGTCCAGCTCTTTTCGCCTGCGGGCGGCTGGACGGCCACGGTCGTGCCCGCGGGGGGGGGATTCGTCTCCCCGCGGTCGATCGCCGCCGGGCCGGGGGGCGAGCTCTTCGTCGCCGACCCGGGGGCCGGCGCGGTCTTCTTGTTCGACGGCGACGGCCTGGCCGCCGGTCGCATCGACAGCTGGAACGGAACGCCGATCGAGCCGGCCGCCGCGGCGACTGGCCGGCGCGGGAGGCTCTACGTCTCCGACCTGGCCTCGCGATCGATCCTCGTATACCGCCGCACCTCTTCCCGGTAG